The window TGCGGCTTCATTGTGAATTAAATTGCGCATTCTCTTTCGTTTTCACACCCTTGCCGAAATTCACCCCATTGGCGTGTTTATCGCATTGACCCCAGTTTGTTCACCTTTTGGTAAAATGCCGTTCTTTACTCGTAAATTGCGTGAACGTAAAAAATGGGCCTTTACATTGAAGAACACTTCGAAAAGGGCACTACTATTTTGCTAAACTGAAGAAGCCCTAGCCCCAGGTGGCATTCGACCCTTTCCCTGTTCACCTATTCGCCTGTtttcctactttttttttttttttttttttccatttctggCCTTGCCCCTCTTTAAAAATtcgcttttcattttgcccTGCGAGGTATTGCGCATGAAGCTCATCTTCCATATTCGCTCCATTCACTAGAATTTCATAAATCCGAGtcattacatttttctgCGGCAAAACATCTCCCGGCATGTGCCGacagatatatatacatatatatacacttagGTAAGTGTCATACGCGTAATTCTGCGCGCGCGTTTGTTTTATATGGCTGCGCATGCGTACTGGTATGTGTGGCACGCTTAAACactgtacacatatgtaatgtgagcacatgttttttttaatttcgccCCCCTTTCGTTTGTTGTATTCGCATTTGTTACACATCCATATGCTATACGTTATATTTGTGTGTAAGCGTTTTTCACGGAATCCCAAATTCGATGCATGTTCTTCTCTTGTTCTGTACGAGTGAGCCATAAACCAGAAACAGTTGAATTGTTATTTCACTGTGTACGATTAACTGCAGTTCCAATAGAAACAGTGGCAGGAGCATTCTGTTCAAAAAAGGGAGCAGTTCTTGGGGTGCTCGGAGAAATGTACATAAGGGGGCATGAATAAGGGGAGAAAATACCTGCACTTTTGCTACTGCGACCAACATAGTAAAAGAGGCGTAATTTTTAGAGagacaaaattttgaaaagaaagaaaccgTTGCAAAGGATCCAAGTGTAGGTGTACATCTGTGCTGTTCAACATTCCGAGGTTGTATAGATTGACGGCAAAATCCTTTGTGCGCGAAAGTGAATCATGGCATAAGTGCCCCTTAACCGATTTTACGTGCCTAcgtagatgtatatatgtatatatgtgtatgtctATTTGATACCCATTTGTATAACCACACTTGAATGCACCCATGTGTATGATCCTATATATTTTGCAATTATACATAGGAGCTATGTAGAAAAGCGCACATGGTGTGCCCTTAAAGCAGACTAACCGAAAggatgcccttttttttttttttttttttttttttttttttcgttcaacAATATAAAACTCAGTTAAGATGAATCCCGTGTGCAATAACAAATTATCCATAGCTGCGGCTGAggaatgtaaaaatgaagaaatggacCGGGAGTATTACAGTTGTATAAAGAACTGTGCCAATGATTTGCAGAATTtgtctttaaatttttttccctcaatAAATACGTACACGTGCATTCCCAAAATAAATGCGATCAATTCGATAACGTTTCACCCATGCATTTCTAGCGAAGATTATTTCAACAACACGTACTCGTTCAAGCCATTGTTCACGCACCATTTCTTTAGTGACAGCGAACAGGTAGGCCAGACAGGGACGCACGATATAACCAACAATATAACACACACGATAATGCACGcgcgtgtgtatatattaatatatgtGTTTACTTATGTGTGACCATCCATGATGAGCACTTATCATTCCGCTTCTTCCcatcctcccccccctttaggTTATCGGGTTCGACAGTCTCCAAATAGATTTCTACTACACATGTGATAGTTACGATGTATTTATGAAGATAAATGGGTCCATATGTGATCAGTATGAAAATTCAAACTACATCATGCTGAtgcttttgcaaaatttataCATTACGACTCCGTACCCAGGTGGGTTCATCGAGACGGAGGAGGAGTTCCTAAAAATTCTTAGAAGAAACGAATCGACAGAGCGAAATGAACAGGAAACcacaggaaaagaaaagaccAAAGCGACCAGCATCAACGAAAGTGATGAATtagaacaagaaaaaatttacaaaccTCCCGGTTTTATcatttacgaaaaaaaactatGTGATGATATTTATTTGCAAATAAGGAAGTGTGGGTTCTCTTcgaattattttaaattggATAATATCAACTACATGGGCGGTGAAGATGACGATACGGAGGAAGCTGAGGAAGATGATTATGAGAACGATGTGGTTGTATATCAAAAGGGCTTCACAGATACGGTtcgaaatgaaaatattgaCGGAGTGAAAAATGAGACCAGTaccaaaggaggagaaattaACAACACGTACGTAGACGccaatgataataataacataAAGGAGGAATTTACAAATGATCCATGTGAGGATGAAAGAAAGGGTGAAGGGAACGAGGCTGACACGCCAAAATACATAACGAATGATGACAACTGTGTAAGTAGCACCATATCCAACGAATTAAACAAAGAAAGGACCAGGATTAAGAGCGACCCGAACACTTCCTTCGTTGATTCCTGCAGAGTAAGTAACGAGGAATCTACATCTAACaaggaaatgataaaaaaagaaaagaaggaaaacgacGTTCCCCAAGTAGGTACTGAAATTGATGGCTTTGGTTGTGATGATCAAAAATCCCCCGTTGAGTcgaagaagggaaagaagaaccTCACGAAATATGTTACGGAGAGGGACATGTCTAAACTTTATCGACATTACTTGCGCATCGTGAGGGccaagaagagaaaaaacctCATCGCAAAGGTTGACACTCAGAACGAGAAGACCTccccaaagaaaaaattggacaAGCAAAAAACTTCAGGAGGATCTGCGCAGGGAGGCGTTGGTGTAACTGCGACTGTGTCATCGGGGCCGCAGGTAAAGGAGGATGAGCAGGGGAGAGAACCGAATCAGCCAAGTGTAACTACCCAGATGAGCGCGACTACCGAATCGACAGCGGTTCTGGATTTGAGTTCTCCAAAGAAGGGAACTTCAGTGAAGGGAGAAATTTCTCCGAACCAGTCAATATCACCAAAGAAGGATGGTTCTCCAAACGAACCATTGGATTCCTCTATGCCGAACCAACTTAATGAGAAAGAAAcgaacaaaaggaagaaaaaaaacgttagAGAAGAACTCGTTTGGGCCAAGTACGATTACACAGTTAAGAACAACTTTGAGTTGCTCCATAGAAAAGTGGAGTGGTTTTACCACTGGTTTATAGAAAGCGCCTCTAACATTGAGTACGACTACAGGTGGAGCGTCATACTACCATACATAGTGTTTAAGCAtggtgagaagaaaaagtttacagaaaataaattcatcGAGAATTTAAATGTGCAGCTACTTAACAACCGAAGAACTAATGTTAACGTCATTCCCAGTATAAAGTTGGACCCTGTATCCTCCCCCCCAAGTACTGCAATGAATAACAAGGAAGTGCCTCTCCCCAAGGGGACCGAAGTAGAAGATGGAATCTTGAAGAAGCACAAACGAGGAGCAGCAAGTTcaatgaaagaaaagaaggatgttaagaaaaggaagaagggtcAGGGAGGAGAAAACGCTGGTGAAGGAAACGCAGAGGAGGAGATAGACCAGCGTGACGAGAACCATGAGCATGTCGGGCAATGTGAAAGTGAAGAGATAAATGATGagcagaaggggaaggagaaagacaaaataatggtgaaaaaggaaagtgagGATAATAAGAAGCAGATAAAAAACACAAAGGATAATAGTAAAGGAGAGCAAATTCAAGTGAATTACAACAGTGAACAAATGGAATCAACGTTTGATACAAATGAGTACGTGCTCACCAGCGAGATCGTTATTAAAGCGATTGAGAATACGTTGAAGGATGTACGAGGTAAGGATGAAGAGGAGTATTATTCATTCCACAAAAATTACGATGTCATTTATTTATACTCCGATTTGGAGAAAGGCGAAGGGGAAGCATCGAATGTTGCGAGGGATGGAACGCCCTGTGGGGTAGTAGACAATGTGCCAGCGGTACCAGATGT of the Plasmodium knowlesi strain H genome assembly, chromosome: 5 genome contains:
- a CDS encoding histone acetyltransferase, putative; its protein translation is MNPVCNNKLSIAAAEECKNEEMDREYYSCIKNCANDLQNLSLNFFPSINTYTCIPKINAINSITFHPCISSEDYFNNTYSFKPLFTHHFFSDSEQVIGFDSLQIDFYYTCDSYDVFMKINGSICDQYENSNYIMLMLLQNLYITTPYPGGFIETEEEFLKILRRNESTERNEQETTGKEKTKATSINESDELEQEKIYKPPGFIIYEKKLCDDIYLQIRKCGFSSNYFKLDNINYMGGEDDDTEEAEEDDYENDVVVYQKGFTDTVRNENIDGVKNETSTKGGEINNTYVDANDNNNIKEEFTNDPCEDERKGEGNEADTPKYITNDDNCVSSTISNELNKERTRIKSDPNTSFVDSCRVSNEESTSNKEMIKKEKKENDVPQVGTEIDGFGCDDQKSPVESKKGKKNLTKYVTERDMSKLYRHYLRIVRAKKRKNLIAKVDTQNEKTSPKKKLDKQKTSGGSAQGGVGVTATVSSGPQVKEDEQGREPNQPSVTTQMSATTESTAVLDLSSPKKGTSVKGEISPNQSISPKKDGSPNEPLDSSMPNQLNEKETNKRKKKNVREELVWAKYDYTVKNNFELLHRKVEWFYHWFIESASNIEYDYRWSVILPYIVFKHGEKKKFTENKFIENLNVQLLNNRRTNVNVIPSIKLDPVSSPPSTAMNNKEVPLPKGTEVEDGILKKHKRGAASSMKEKKDVKKRKKGQGGENAGEGNAEEEIDQRDENHEHVGQCESEEINDEQKGKEKDKIMVKKESEDNKKQIKNTKDNSKGEQIQVNYNSEQMESTFDTNEYVLTSEIVIKAIENTLKDVRGKDEEEYYSFHKNYDVIYLYSDLEKGEGEASNVARDGTPCGVVDNVPAVPDVKGEKKTKGKKGLGTGRRKGIQQKEEEIVKDITNDQEKGKKYNKNKYKSKGKNEKKSEEKMEGKNRNEKKSLYYFYLFGLATTYTFFTFQFDRNRISQFLIFPPMQSKGLGMKVLEKIYHLSIVNSNVKEITVEDPAVSFTQLRDIITIKMCIDLRILSPTILYPSDYLKTKNIDKEYVELDKKKFMKVCKETHKQITRMVETLLLAGVLPHPAPCYADTGEDKVTGIRKKEKKNEGPVCLNSMEHFESSDLCKDVRIKIKKRIKNDYIGNLINKNMNCMASDVFQDYVKEELYKLWRKQCKVYYRTIKKLRSLYPL